The nucleotide window ttttattagaattcacaattatgcacatctttgtgttggtctgcaaCATCAAATCCTccaaattatttagttttattgtcacaaaatgaagacaaagtTTAAGatatatgaataattttgcatgTCTCTGCATTCTTGCAAATAAATCTGTTACTGATGGTTCCGAAAGTGATGTTTGGAGGAAAATCGGTTTGATTTAATGGGGACTGTTGTGAAAGGTTTTAACATCATTTGCTGAAGGAAATGGGATTTTGCAAAGGTTGTTTTAGCCTTCAAGaccaattaaaaatgtgtggtGGACAGCTTTGGCTCTGAGCAACATATTAGTCagcatgaaagaaaatgaatcacACAGTTTCATCCTGTAGTCTGGAGAAAACTTTCCTCCTTTTTAAGAGGTGATGGGAAATTATCTTTGTAATTGGGGTTGAATTATTTTGcaagtctatttttttttcttcaggagcATCTCAGTCATCTGTGCACTTCAAGTTCCACTGACGTGTGTCAAAATATCTCCCTTGTAGATGTTAGAAATGCTGTTGTTTTCACTCGAAATGTCTTATTTCATGCCTTAATTTTCCACACTACATTTAAGTTACCCTCCACATATTCACCAAAGCTGAGTGGAACGTAGAATGGAAAAAGATGACAGTGCAATTTGCTCCAAACCATGCATGGAAGATTTGTCCATTAAGTACAGAAGTTAGAAAGGAGGCTGCCAGGAGATAAGCCTTGCAGAAGTGAAGCAGTGAAGCAGAGGGAGCACCTCCGAGACCCCggcaacacaaagacaggtCTGAGTGCCTGAGCTGGCTCTTCATGTCCTTAAACATTAATtccatgcttttttttatggcaGACAAAGGGAGCAGGTTATTGAACTGACAGGGAAACCTTGGAGAGCCACCTCCCTGAGCAGCAGACTATCATcagcagcaggagaaacagGTGAGCCCCTGCAGACAGGGTCTGAACCTCAACAGACGGCTGCGGGCGAACCGAGTGCATCATCACGACGGGAGACCCTTGCTTGCATCACCTGTGTctatttttagaacaactgCATGATCCCCCCCTTTTTGTCTTTGCACCTTTTCCTCAAGTGCAAGCTGCACCAACATGCAAAAGCACAGTCTGTTTATCTTGAATGTTTTGATCAAAAGCTTGCATGCAACTGAGTGTTTTGCTGGAGCAGTCACATTACGTGTGAATTATGCAGATGAAGAACAAACACCGGCTGCTGCGTTCTCAGGATGAACAATCAAAGGAAAGCTAAGAGTCTCTGGATCCTTATTCAAATCCAGGACAGCAGGTGTTTTATCCGTTCCCCCACTCTGACTGTCAGATTGAAGTTGCTCAAACAAGTCAACTCATCTGTTGTAATCTTGAACTGGAATGAAAATAGGCATCCGGTCTAACCCTGCTGTGTGGATCCCCCATTGAATTTATAATTATAGATACCAATAACATGCACATTGTATTTAGAAGAAAAGAAGCAGGAAATGAGATGTCAGTTTCAATGATGCAGGCGTTTCCCTGTAGTTATTTTTTGGAGGAGCTAATAAACAGTTCCAAGTTTGACATGACAGGATGTCAAGCAAGAAAGACTGCGGAACAGAAAATGCAAGCAACAGCTTGGTAAAGACGGGCTCTATCCATGCACTGCTGGCGTTCAGCAGATGgagggaaggaaaagaaagCGAGAAGTTATGCAGCAgagaggtgggaaaaaaaagctatgaGTCCGAGGAAATTAGACGGCATGAAAAGAAATGGGAGGTGAGAATTAAAGAAATAGTGTAGAAATAGTGTAATGCTGCAGTTTTGAGCCCAATTTGATGAAAGGTGTCTGAAATAGCATTGTGGTTGAAGAGACACACAAGCATATAGGATTTGcatataatttacaaaaaagtcaatttttctaattaaaagaaTCATCTTTCTATGTTGCTTTTTCTGAAGTCCAAGAGTcagttttgaattaaaaagcTGACatgaatgtatgttttttaaaaagtgcgtatgcttttcagacattttctgctGCTATAAGCAGTGAATTATCACACCCTGTCCTggatggacattttttttatcaagatgTCATGCAAATTTCAAACCATCCATCATTTTTATGTAACCTTGGACTAAATCAGAGCCATGGTGGCGTCACAATGCCATCCAGTGGACGCATGGAGAATCAGTCCAGACCGGTTCTGTACAAAAGCTATTCTGGTTCCTGCTGCTCTTTGTCTGGCCTGTTTTAGTTCATCCTTTCTGCAACACACATTATTCAAAGAAATGAATAGAGCTGAGCAGAAGGTTATGGAGTTCTGCAAAAATGTGTTAATCTCAATTTAAACCAGATCTTTTAAAGAATATTCTCCTACGCTTGAAGACCAGATATATGCATAGATTTTCCACAGACATCAGGTTCTTAGTACGCTtgtagtaagaaaaaaaaacccaacaacttacaagtaacttttcagcaggttGCTTGTTTCAAATACATAATTCTTTAGTACTGGTTttacaaaaatgattaattccactggcagattatttcacttagaacaagacatttttcccaccttataagtgaaataatctaccagtagAACTTGGACTTTTTCATCCTCTTGTGAAAAAGATTTTGATCTCAGTGgatttttaattgattaaataaaggtttattgaaataaaaatcaatattaagaaattatttacttaaaacaagctcctacatcttgcaGAAAAATGATATGAGTCagttttatcatattttacatATGGAAAGacatttgaactagaaactagactaaacttttgaaagattttgtgtttttgctttgtattCAGAAATTGATGTGTGTGTTGATGgcttcaaacaaaataaaaccaattagATTTTACCATATGAATGATTTCCTCAgcattgatattttttattgagaaaaaaaccAATGCTGGCTTTGAGTGGCTTTATGTGATAAAGAAATAACTTAAATGACAAAGTAAAAGTGCTGAAGAGTGAAATAAATATCATTCATCTATCACTTTGGTCTTGAAAAGTAAGTcgaataaaaaagaataaagaaagatTCAATTGCTGGGatattgtttcaaataaaaaaacagacctGGAAATATGCTTGCCTGAAAATGAACAGGTGAAGTCATTTCAGTCTTAATCAACAAGACCCTTTTTTGCATCATGTCGCATGATAAAGGCATAAATTTCAAGTAAAGTACAATGTAAGTCATTTTGTCTGCTCGCTTCTTTTAAAAGGCACCCGCATAATTTCACCTTTGATATTTACAGATTTCAATAATTACATgtgccttttcttcttttttcactcTCTAATGGCGCCTATTTTCCTTTCTGAAACCTTCCAAGAAGCCTTTGATGGTTCTGTGTAACAGCGAGCTGTCTGCAGTGTTTTGTATTATTACAGTACAAATTGCAGAAAAGGAGCTGAACTGAACAAATtgcaggaaggaagaaagagacTCTTAACAATGCCTCCTTGTGGAATAACATTACGCTCACACCTGAAATTATTTCTATGCACTTCAGTTGTAATGTTATGCCCATGTGTTGAATCTCCTagcaacagaaatgtgtttaccTACAAACCGGCTCAGGACAGAGAGACGAGCAAACAACATAGTGTTTAGGCACAGGTGTGTCCTGGGTCAAGCTTTTTTCACACTCATCtctattttacttttaactcTTTAAATTCAGAGGAAATAAGGTGAGATTGCTTTTACTACCCTATTGGTGACTTAAGTTGGCTTTGTAAATAGGAGATTTCTGTCCTTTcttacaaactgttttttttcccagttgaTTGTGAAGTCTAAAAAATGCACTCCTTGctacatttatttcagattgCTGCAGTGTCAACATGCCTGAAGGATTTTTTCCAACCGTCACTGTTCATGGCGAAGGTTTCATTTacagcacactgcaaaaacacaaacaatcttACCAAATACGTTTTGTATaacttctagtgcaaatatcttagtccacttaaaatatgacaaaactaactttaaagtTAGATACAGGACCTGGTTTTAATTCagtaattcttgaatattgattaaaaaaaaagtgctagttatactgacagattatttcactcataaaaaTAATGTCTTGTTCATGTGAAAAAATCTAgtacatttttacaatattcaagaatttacttaaaacaaactcatatcttgcagaaaagttactctTAAGTTACTCttgttgtattttatgtgggctaagatatttgcactagaaactagataaaaaatacttggtaagatcatatgtttttgcagtgcatcaaCAAATGTTTGGTCAGCCGAAGATTGTCGTACCACCCGTTGAAAGAACTGAACAGTGGGGATTACTGAACAAAGCCAGTCTCGCACCACCTAAAGGTCAGCTGATGATGAAAAAGTCAGAGTAAAAAACTCAAATCGatctgttttagatttatttttggattatgACAGACACATTGTTGGTTGCAGTTTCAGGCAGGATGTGTTTCAATTCCTGCCTTGGAGCCCCCGTTGCATCCGGCTACGTATCGAACCAAAGACCCGTTCTCTCTTACCAGCCCAGTTTGGACCTTGTTGACAACCCTCACTTTGGGTAAGTGTCAGGGCAGGTAAGAACTGTCCGCCACCGCGTCAGCTTTCACTGTCCAGTGTCATCACTGTCCACTGGGAAACACTCAGGCAGAGATGTGAGTCAGGCATGGGGGGAAGCAAGTTATTTCTCATGCTTGCTCTGACCAAGTGACACAATAGTTctgctctgacattttctttgaaaaacttatccaaaatagaaaaccaataccaattcaaatcaatttttatttaaaaaataatttattgtttcactGTGTATTTATTCGTTTCATGGCTCTGTTTGCACACTGTGATGTGTATGATTGTATTTGGTAAAGTCAAATACCAATTTTGATGTATGTCTATGGATATTTTTGAAGCACTAAGCACTGTGCTTTGAATGTCATACAATTTCATCGCTAGTGTTTTAGCTCTTCTCAGTCTTACAGAAACTATTTTTCTATCCTTGGCTTGTGAAACAATTTACTGAAATGCTGGGCCATGACACCATGGTAAGCTAGATCATTAGACAAAGTCCAgtaaatttgttgtttcattctacgtttcccaaaatgtttttttaaacagccaTTTCTTCTGATGTGTTTCCTGAGAcgcagttgtgtttttttttctgtcttcagagTGTGGTTAGCCGACAATTTCGTAACTCAAACTATGCGGAACTACCAGCCTCCCACCTACTCTGATGGCTCCACGGCCTTGCCAAGCCTCCTTAACAAACCCCTGGCCAGCGGATTCCATCAAGTGAGCACTGTTTGCCACACGGAGCCCGTTATGGATAAGGTACTAGAGGTTTTCCTTTACATTATCCTTACAATTCAACAGCATAGGCATGAGCTGTCTATCTTCTGCCCTTCTTTAGACAGAGTACCAAAGAGTGTTTGTGCCCCGTCGCTTACCACCAGGTAAAAACTTAGGTTGTGGCTGCAGACAGATGATAAGATGAGACATGACAGAGACACTAGCAGATTTCCTTCCTACAGTTTCTCGCCACATGAATATGGGTCCAAAATTGGAGACTGGATGCACTGAAGGAGAAGACCTACAGTTCATCACCTTTCGGGACAAAAAACATGCCACTGTGAGTATTGCTTAATAGTAAGCAACCATATTAACAGGATGAAAGTATTCATgttctcaaaatatttaattgggattttatgtgttaaaatttaTCCATTATCcatttgatgattttttttaaaaatcattcagCTTTGATGACTTTTAAATCTTCAAAGCGGAATGATTCCACTCAGACTGTTTGATGATTTTAAAATCATCAAAGCTATGGGGATTTAAAAAGCTATGCTTTGAGGTAGAAAGTCACCCATAGCTTTGAGGTATAAGAGAAGGGATCTTGCATGATGCATgcgtttacaaataaaaaagtgaaatgtatGGCACTCATTTCAAGCCTCTGGATTAATACTTTGTGGAATCACCTTTTGCTGCAGATACATTCTCTAATAGACTCTAACAAGCCTCTGAGGCCTAGAATAGAGAATAAATCACACCCAGGTGGACTATAtcaatttgatgttttaatgtgaaGGTGACTGAATTAATATACATGtcacacttttcatatttctatttgtaaagcatttagaaaataacatgtcatttttatttctacttcacAGTTTAAACTAGGTCTGTTACGTAAAATCTCCCCAAAGTACATTTCAAATTATGAATATAACGCAAACAAATtatatgtacagtacagaccaaaagtttgttattatatatatattattatatatttgttactctttgaaaataaaattatcctGAAATTTATATGTATCTTATCGTATAGaataaaaaatccttcattGTTCACAAATGGGGAAATTTCTTAACTTATATTCATTGGTTCACAACcagatgttttcttgtttttttcctcagctgaaGTCTAATGTCACCTTCTGTCACTCCTGTCTGTTCTCCTTCTGGTGCTTTCAGAGCTTAGAGAGTAGACAGatgtaaaagttatttataCATGTCTGAGCCACAATATTTTCCACTAGCTGCAATATTTTGGGGGAAAacagctaaagaaaaatgttgttgcACAAGATTCATATGTGGCTTTCTACGAGCAACATCacagaaaaaatacagtttgaaaATGGTATTCGGTCATTCCTCAAGATGATTGCATGATTTGGTTGTATATGTAATCTTATAATTGTGAATGTGACTTTGTCTATTTGTGAAGTGTTTCCCTTTCAAAATGTGGCTAATTTGTCCAGGAGGTTCCGCGTCTGACCAGCAAAACAGTGATGATGAACGACTATCGGTCTCCAACTTTTATGCAGGTTGAGCCACATTCACTTCAACTCCCTTTATgctgaacaaacaaacacaaatatgttttgatatgaaacatttaatttttttttcagggaaaTGAACGCTTGCCAGGTGTATGCAGCTGttcctgcagagaaacaggGTACACACGTGGTGCCAACCCCCTCTTAGTCGACCCAGTCAGTCCCTATATTCTCTAACTTGTGTTCCTCTTAAACTGTTGTTATTGTACCGATTTTTTATATGTACTGTTTTATAATATTCTAGCGCCTTCATCTGCCATCACTGGAATTGAAGTGTCGTATACCAGTTGTGAAGGCTACTGGAAACAGGGTcagacttttacttttttttctccaattaaTGGATCATCGCTTTTTGATTACACTTTTTGTCTTTACTTTTATTCCTTTCTCATTTAGGAGCCCTCAGGATTTTGCTTAAATATGCCAAATGAAATTTTCTCTAAGGGACCCTTGGATCCGTCACACTTCACTACACATTACAATAACAAGTAagcgttttttttgtttgtttgtttgtttttaatatatactTTTGGTTGgagtttataatatttttaggtgctaaaaaaatttaagccaGACATGAAATCTTTTGTTGACAAACTTTGAATTAGCAATAAATCACTTGTCCATCATTATTCATCAttcaaatcatttatttgaaaaGGTACAGATTTTCCTTGTTTGATGTTTCTCCTGTACTAAGTGATCTAtggaaatttagattttttttttttttttcatggaattTTTAAAAGGatggttttcttgtttcttgttcATTTGTGGTGTCTTGCTGTcctaatttatttgtgttgtgcATAAGAGAAATTTTTAACATGACAAGAATTACATTACTTTACAGCTTCTGTTATGGCCGT belongs to Gambusia affinis linkage group LG08, SWU_Gaff_1.0, whole genome shotgun sequence and includes:
- the ppp1r32 gene encoding protein phosphatase 1 regulatory subunit 32, producing MPEGFFPTVTVHGEVHQQMFGQPKIVVPPVERTEQWGLLNKASLAPPKVSGRMCFNSCLGAPVASGYVSNQRPVLSYQPSLDLVDNPHFGVWLADNFVTQTMRNYQPPTYSDGSTALPSLLNKPLASGFHQVSTVCHTEPVMDKTEYQRVFVPRRLPPVSRHMNMGPKLETGCTEGEDLQFITFRDKKHATEVPRLTSKTVMMNDYRSPTFMQGNERLPGVCSCSCRETGYTRGANPLLVDPRLHLPSLELKCRIPVVKATGNREPSGFCLNMPNEIFSKGPLDPSHFTTHYNNNFCYGRPKDRNTFNISSIVNTSHTKNNGYNKRNTDRFILKN